In the Leptolyngbya sp. FACHB-261 genome, one interval contains:
- a CDS encoding WD40 repeat domain-containing protein has translation MVSIGRSVWGKVKNSGSPQHWGAGGTWTEAAVDGLVSRTFFGAQSEQDNNLQFVRDMLTKRARDPVGVLTTYGEIRRGKRPVLDEEQSLVKSHLKLSGVVCRADNAVLHVRNRIYRTAFDGQWVRENLPGTWWDRIKPALPVIVGLLLLSLVMAGLAGYALQQRQMAQTQAVIAQQQTQIANRRLEEVNRQRQEAQKQARIAQQQTKKALDLQLAADQQRQEAQKQTGIAQQNAREANQQRQAAQKQAGIAQRNEQAANRERQRAEEQRLEAQLQEQGTLASILLNTQPVNGTLLAIQAAGRSLAEFQKVLPPIQSSLLNAVEASREKNLFRGHQDPLVMSVAFGPDGQTIVSGGGDKTIRLWDRQGKPLGQPFQGHGDDINSVAFSPDGQTIVSGSSDKTIRLWDRQGNQLGQPFRGHQEAVWSVAFSPDGQTIVSGSSDKTIRLWDRQGNQLGQPFQGHQGWVRSVAFSPDGQTIVSGSSDKTIRLWDRQGNQLGQPFRGHQKAVRSVAFSPDGQSIVSGSVDKTIRLWDQQGKPLGHPFQGHWSWVFSVTFSPDGQTIVSSGNDSTIRLWDRQGNQLGQPFQGHQGSVWSVAFNPDGQSIVSGGWDSTLRLWDRQGKQIGQPFQGHQEAVSSVAFSPDGQTIVSGSFDNTFRLWDRQGKPLGQPFQGHGDDVNSVAFSPDGQTIVIGSDDNTLRLWNRQGKQIGQPFQGHQGWVRSVAFSPDGRTIVSGSDDNTLRLWNRQGKQIGQPFQGHQGSVLSVAFSPDGQTIVSGSSNRTIRLWDRQGKQIGQPFQGHQDWVRSVAFSPDGQSILSGSDDNTLRLWDRQGKQIGQPFQGHQEAVRSVAFSPDGQSIVSGSNDKTLRLWQGGTWQAGLRIDCNRLRNHPVMREPKDEVARGAKETCQRYVWSKR, from the coding sequence TTGGTATCCATTGGCCGCTCGGTCTGGGGGAAGGTAAAAAACTCCGGTTCCCCCCAGCATTGGGGGGCCGGGGGGACCTGGACTGAGGCGGCGGTTGACGGTTTGGTGAGCCGCACTTTTTTTGGAGCGCAGAGCGAGCAAGACAATAACTTGCAGTTTGTGCGGGACATGCTGACCAAGCGAGCGCGGGATCCGGTTGGTGTGTTGACGACTTATGGCGAGATTCGCCGGGGTAAGCGCCCGGTGTTGGATGAGGAGCAATCGCTGGTTAAGTCGCACCTCAAGCTGTCGGGGGTGGTTTGTCGGGCCGATAATGCAGTGCTGCATGTGCGCAATCGCATTTATCGCACGGCGTTTGATGGCCAGTGGGTTCGGGAGAATTTGCCGGGGACTTGGTGGGACCGGATTAAGCCTGCGCTGCCGGTGATTGTGGGTTTGTTGTTGCTGTCGTTGGTGATGGCGGGGTTGGCGGGGTATGCGCTTCAGCAGCGTCAGATGGCTCAAACGCAAGCTGTGATTGCGCAACAGCAGACCCAGATTGCTAATAGGCGGTTAGAGGAAGTCAACCGTCAACGTCAGGAAGCCCAGAAGCAAGCTCGGATTGCACAACAGCAAACCAAGAAAGCCCTGGACTTGCAACTGGCAGCGGATCAACAGCGCCAGGAAGCCCAAAAGCAGACCGGGATTGCGCAACAGAATGCGCGAGAAGCCAACCAGCAACGGCAAGCGGCACAGAAGCAGGCTGGAATTGCTCAGCGCAATGAGCAAGCAGCCAACCGAGAGCGCCAACGAGCCGAGGAGCAACGCCTGGAAGCCCAGTTGCAGGAGCAAGGAACCTTGGCCAGCATCCTGCTCAATACCCAGCCCGTGAATGGTACCCTGCTGGCAATTCAAGCCGCAGGGCGAAGTTTAGCGGAATTTCAGAAGGTTCTCCCCCCGATCCAATCCAGCCTGCTTAATGCCGTCGAAGCATCCAGGGAAAAAAATCTCTTTCGAGGTCATCAGGATCCTTTAGTCATGTCAGTCGCCTTCGGTCCCGACGGGCAGACCATTGTTAGCGGCGGTGGAGACAAGACTATCCGACTGTGGGACCGGCAGGGTAAACCCCTAGGCCAGCCCTTCCAGGGGCATGGGGATGATATCAATTCTGTGGCCTTTAGTCCCGATGGACAGACCATCGTTAGTGGCAGCAGTGACAAGACCATCCGACTGTGGGACCGACAGGGCAACCAACTAGGGCAGCCCTTCCGGGGGCATCAGGAGGCTGTCTGGTCTGTGGCCTTTAGTCCCGATGGACAGACCATCGTTAGTGGCAGCAGTGACAAGACCATCCGACTGTGGGACCGACAGGGCAACCAACTAGGGCAGCCCTTCCAAGGGCATCAGGGTTGGGTCAGGTCTGTGGCCTTTAGTCCCGATGGACAGACCATCGTTAGTGGCAGCAGTGACAAGACCATCCGACTGTGGGACCGACAGGGCAACCAACTAGGGCAGCCCTTCCGGGGGCACCAGAAGGCTGTCAGGTCTGTGGCCTTTAGTCCCGATGGGCAGTCCATTGTTAGTGGCAGTGTTGACAAGACCATCCGACTGTGGGACCAGCAGGGCAAGCCGTTGGGTCACCCATTCCAAGGGCATTGGAGCTGGGTTTTTTCTGTAACCTTTAGTCCTGATGGACAGACTATTGTTAGTAGTGGTAACGACAGCACCATCCGACTGTGGGACCGACAGGGTAACCAACTAGGGCAGCCCTTTCAAGGGCATCAGGGTTCTGTCTGGTCTGTGGCCTTTAATCCTGATGGACAGTCCATTGTTAGTGGTGGTTGGGATAGCACCCTGCGACTGTGGGACCGACAGGGCAAGCAGATAGGGCAGCCCTTCCAAGGGCATCAGGAGGCTGTCTCGTCTGTGGCCTTTAGCCCCGATGGGCAGACCATTGTTAGTGGCAGTTTTGACAACACCTTCCGCCTCTGGGACCGACAGGGCAAGCCACTAGGCCAGCCCTTCCAGGGGCATGGGGATGATGTCAATTCTGTGGCCTTTAGTCCCGATGGACAGACCATTGTTATTGGCAGTGATGACAACACCCTCCGCCTCTGGAACCGACAGGGTAAGCAGATAGGGCAGCCCTTCCAAGGGCATCAGGGTTGGGTCAGGTCTGTGGCCTTTAGTCCCGATGGACGGACCATTGTTAGTGGCAGTGATGACAACACCCTCCGCCTCTGGAACCGACAGGGTAAGCAGATAGGGCAGCCCTTCCAAGGGCATCAGGGTTCTGTCTTGTCTGTGGCCTTTAGTCCCGATGGGCAGACCATTGTTAGTGGCAGTTCCAACAGGACCATTCGCCTCTGGGACCGACAGGGCAAGCAGATAGGGCAGCCCTTCCAAGGGCATCAGGATTGGGTTAGGTCTGTGGCCTTTAGTCCCGATGGACAGTCCATCCTTAGTGGCAGTGATGACAACACCCTCCGACTGTGGGACCGACAGGGCAAGCAGATAGGCCAGCCCTTCCAGGGGCATCAGGAGGCTGTCAGGTCTGTGGCCTTTAGTCCTGATGGACAGTCTATTGTTAGTGGCAGCAATGACAAGACCCTCCGCCTGTGGCAGGGCGGCACTTGGCAAGCTGGGCTGCGAATTGATTGCAATCGCCTGCGCAACCACCCGGTTATGCGCGAACCCAAGGATGAAGTTGCGCGAGGAGCCAAAGAGACCTGCCAGCGATATGTGTGGAGCAAGCGTTGA
- the lysS gene encoding lysine--tRNA ligase — MSDRPQPEDQSALDKIRATRLEKAKQLRELGQNPYAYRWQCSHTLQVLQDKFRDLPTGEEADLEVSVAGRIMARRFMGKLAFCTIQDETGTIQLYLEKQRLTEHMGEDAFKRLDKLSDIGDFIGVHGTIKRTEKGELSVYVSDYTILTKSLRPLPDKWHGLTDVEKRYRQRYVDLIVNPQSREAFRKRALITSALRRYLENQGFIEIETPVFQAEAGGADARPFITHHNALDMDLYLRIATELHLKRLVVGGFERVFELGRIFRNEGISTRHNPEFTSVEVYQAYADYTDMISLTEALITNATHEVLGTLHLTYQGTPVNLTPPWRRVTMHDLVKELTGLDFTQFSSVDEAKQAAQAAGIYGLDNCTSIGHVLNQAFEQKGEPTLIQPTFVLDYPVEISPLAKPHRDKPGLVERFELFIVGREVANSFSELTDPVEQYERLKQQSEKKAAGDEEAQPLDEDFVMALEYGMPPTGGMGMGIDRLVMLLTDSASIRDVIAFPILKRED, encoded by the coding sequence ATGTCCGATCGGCCTCAACCAGAAGATCAGTCCGCTCTCGATAAAATCCGCGCCACTCGCCTGGAGAAGGCCAAACAACTGCGAGAACTGGGCCAGAATCCCTACGCTTACCGTTGGCAGTGCAGCCACACGCTCCAGGTCTTGCAGGATAAGTTCCGCGACTTGCCAACCGGCGAAGAGGCTGACCTAGAAGTGTCAGTGGCCGGGCGAATCATGGCCCGTCGCTTCATGGGCAAGCTGGCCTTCTGCACCATACAGGACGAAACCGGCACGATTCAGCTTTATCTAGAGAAGCAGCGCCTCACCGAGCACATGGGCGAGGACGCCTTTAAGCGTCTAGATAAGCTCTCCGATATTGGCGACTTCATCGGTGTACACGGCACGATCAAGCGCACCGAAAAGGGCGAGCTCTCGGTCTACGTGAGTGACTACACCATCCTCACTAAATCCCTGCGGCCCCTGCCCGACAAATGGCACGGCCTCACTGACGTTGAAAAGCGCTATCGCCAGCGCTATGTAGACCTGATCGTCAATCCCCAAAGCCGCGAAGCCTTCCGCAAGCGAGCCCTGATCACGTCCGCACTCCGGCGCTATCTGGAGAACCAGGGCTTCATCGAAATCGAAACCCCCGTCTTCCAAGCCGAAGCTGGCGGCGCAGATGCCCGTCCCTTCATCACCCACCACAATGCGCTGGACATGGACCTGTACCTGCGCATCGCCACCGAGCTGCACTTGAAGCGGTTGGTGGTGGGCGGCTTTGAACGGGTGTTTGAGCTGGGGCGCATCTTCCGCAACGAGGGCATCTCCACCCGCCACAACCCAGAGTTCACCTCGGTCGAGGTGTATCAGGCTTATGCCGACTACACCGACATGATCAGCCTGACCGAAGCTCTGATTACTAATGCCACTCATGAGGTCTTAGGCACCCTTCATCTCACCTACCAGGGCACTCCTGTTAACCTGACACCCCCTTGGCGTCGAGTCACCATGCACGATCTGGTCAAGGAGCTAACTGGTCTGGACTTCACCCAGTTCAGCAGCGTCGATGAGGCGAAGCAAGCGGCCCAGGCTGCAGGCATCTACGGCTTAGACAACTGCACCAGCATTGGTCACGTGCTCAACCAAGCCTTTGAGCAAAAGGGCGAGCCAACCCTGATCCAGCCGACCTTTGTGCTCGACTATCCAGTGGAGATCTCGCCACTTGCCAAGCCCCACCGAGATAAACCGGGCCTAGTAGAACGGTTTGAGCTGTTTATTGTCGGCCGCGAAGTCGCCAATAGCTTCTCAGAGCTAACCGACCCCGTGGAGCAATACGAACGCCTCAAGCAGCAATCCGAGAAGAAAGCGGCTGGCGATGAAGAAGCGCAGCCGTTGGACGAGGATTTTGTAATGGCTCTGGAATACGGTATGCCGCCCACGGGTGGGATGGGGATGGGCATCGACCGCCTGGTCATGCTGCTTACAGACTCTGCCAGCATCCGGGACGTAATCGCCTTCCCGATTCTCAAGCGTGAGGATTAG
- a CDS encoding PPC domain-containing DNA-binding protein → MKTLALRLRPGQDLMQALGEFANEQQLQAGFILTCVGSLNRAALRFAGQPTATLLEDRFEIVSLVGTLSVHGLHLHLSLADSTGRTIGGHVKQGCRIYTTAELVIGELEHCVFERAPDPDTSYLELQIRNLEFQD, encoded by the coding sequence ATGAAAACCTTGGCGCTACGTCTCCGACCCGGCCAAGATTTAATGCAGGCTCTAGGTGAGTTTGCAAACGAGCAACAACTCCAAGCTGGGTTCATCCTGACTTGTGTGGGTAGCTTGAATCGAGCCGCACTGCGCTTTGCCGGTCAGCCAACAGCAACCCTTTTAGAAGACCGATTCGAGATCGTTTCCCTAGTTGGTACGCTTTCCGTGCATGGCTTACACCTGCACCTATCTCTGGCTGATAGTACAGGCCGAACGATTGGCGGTCATGTCAAACAGGGGTGTCGGATTTACACCACAGCAGAGCTAGTGATTGGGGAACTGGAACATTGTGTGTTTGAACGTGCTCCTGATCCAGACACTAGTTATCTGGAACTGCAAATTAGGAATTTAGAATTCCAAGACTAA
- a CDS encoding Uma2 family endonuclease — protein sequence MPRLKSERGRLSYVLWEENWTIPQLALEVVSRTPGSECNDKIQKYAQIGVLYYVIYNPDY from the coding sequence GTGCCACGACTTAAAAGCGAACGTGGGCGCTTGAGCTATGTGCTCTGGGAAGAGAATTGGACAATTCCTCAATTAGCTCTAGAAGTTGTCTCTAGAACTCCAGGTAGCGAGTGCAACGACAAAATCCAGAAGTACGCTCAAATCGGCGTCCTCTACTATGTCATTTACAACCCTGACTACTAG
- a CDS encoding AAA-like domain-containing protein, giving the protein MTRASIYTVGGTVQAGSGIYIPRQADEELLKLCREGAFAYILTARQMGKSSLMVRTAEQLAKEGIRSVIVDLQNSGGQITPEQWYLNFAMRLKRQLRFKADVLAWWRERRHLSVSQRLTLFFEEVLLAEVEERVVVFVDEIDSTLSLDFTDDFFTAIRYLYVARAQNLVLKRLSFVLIGVATPSDLIRDPWRTPFNVGQRVDLTDFSFEEALPLAAGLGLAETEAKRVLDWVLKWTNGHPYLTQRLCRVVAEAGPPGPQCWGENGGRVWLIAQFQVEREAWYPLAARSGGR; this is encoded by the coding sequence ATGACCCGAGCGAGTATCTACACAGTTGGCGGTACGGTGCAGGCGGGCAGTGGCATTTATATTCCGCGTCAGGCGGATGAGGAGCTGCTGAAGCTGTGCCGGGAAGGGGCGTTTGCCTATATCCTCACGGCTCGTCAGATGGGGAAGTCGAGCTTGATGGTGCGCACTGCGGAGCAGTTGGCCAAGGAGGGCATTCGCTCGGTGATTGTGGACCTTCAGAATTCGGGAGGGCAGATTACACCGGAACAGTGGTACCTCAATTTCGCGATGCGGCTGAAACGACAGCTCCGTTTCAAGGCTGATGTGTTGGCTTGGTGGCGGGAGCGAAGACATCTGAGTGTTTCCCAACGCTTAACACTATTTTTTGAGGAGGTGTTGCTGGCTGAGGTTGAGGAGCGGGTAGTAGTCTTTGTTGATGAGATTGACAGCACCCTCAGTCTTGACTTCACGGACGATTTTTTCACCGCTATTCGCTATCTCTACGTGGCACGAGCGCAGAATCTAGTCCTTAAGCGGCTCTCGTTTGTGCTGATTGGCGTAGCAACCCCCAGCGACTTAATACGCGACCCTTGGCGCACGCCCTTCAACGTTGGGCAACGGGTGGATCTAACCGATTTTAGCTTTGAGGAGGCGCTGCCTCTAGCGGCGGGGTTGGGGCTGGCGGAGACGGAGGCCAAGCGGGTGCTGGATTGGGTGCTGAAGTGGACGAATGGCCACCCCTATCTCACGCAACGGCTGTGTCGAGTGGTGGCAGAGGCAGGCCCCCCCGGCCCCCAATGCTGGGGGGAGAACGGAGGGAGGGTGTGGCTAATCGCCCAGTTTCAGGTGGAGCGAGAGGCTTGGTATCCATTGGCCGCTCGGTCTGGGGGAAGGTAA
- a CDS encoding DUF433 domain-containing protein — MNLPPQLQQEAEKWAAQQGISLEQFILRAITEKIGNLSQQLDDPAFPEITQRQGASGLLTPDLRGTRVRVQTLVVAAQQWGLPANQIAAEYSLTEAQVNAALAFYEAHRAQIDTAITVEQNLEAANV, encoded by the coding sequence ATGAACTTACCCCCCCAACTCCAGCAAGAAGCCGAAAAGTGGGCAGCACAACAGGGTATTTCACTAGAGCAGTTTATCCTTAGGGCCATCACCGAAAAAATCGGCAACCTCAGCCAGCAGCTTGACGATCCAGCCTTTCCTGAAATTACACAGCGCCAGGGTGCCAGTGGCCTCTTAACTCCAGACCTGCGCGGCACAAGAGTTCGTGTACAGACCCTAGTCGTTGCTGCTCAACAATGGGGATTACCTGCCAACCAAATTGCTGCGGAATACAGCCTGACCGAAGCACAAGTGAACGCTGCCTTAGCCTTTTACGAAGCCCATCGCGCCCAAATCGACACCGCAATTACGGTTGAGCAAAATCTAGAAGCAGCCAATGTCTAG
- a CDS encoding AAA-like domain-containing protein has translation MATGERAQIFISYRRSEPDQSVALAVYQALGQDHEVFIDQTMTVGTRWAERIEAEIQRSDYLITFISAQSVTSEMVVAEIEKAHHLSKQTGKPGILPVRLAYTEPLVYPLSAYLNSINWAFWKDEQDTPRLIAELQRAIAGAGLAVGELNSRAAQLPEGEPPEGQPPEGQPDLARPLPSAQPVSLELPEGTMDPESAFYVARPSADPLALETIAQQGVTITIKGPRQMGKSSLLIRTIGAAVEAGKRVAFLDFQLFDQAALADAGLFFRRFSTWLTRKLRLTNRIEEYWASGLGHSQCCTDYLECYLLEELASPLVLAMDEVESVLDTDFHTDFFGMLRSWHNNRAITPIWKRLDLVLVTSTEPYQLIENLNQSPFNVGQVIELEDFTLAQVADLNLRHGQPLNLEQERQLMTLLGGHPYLVRRALYLVASQQITVADLFTNATADRGPLGDHLSYHLFRLHERRELVQGLLQVIRNQTCPDERVFFRLRGAGLVRRQNQRTVPRCQLYAEYFREHLRG, from the coding sequence TTGGCAACTGGGGAACGGGCGCAGATCTTTATTAGTTATCGACGCTCTGAGCCGGATCAGTCGGTGGCGTTGGCGGTTTATCAGGCGCTGGGTCAGGACCATGAGGTCTTTATTGACCAGACGATGACTGTGGGCACACGCTGGGCAGAACGCATTGAAGCGGAGATCCAACGCTCGGATTATCTAATTACGTTCATCTCGGCGCAGTCAGTGACTAGTGAGATGGTGGTGGCGGAGATTGAGAAAGCCCATCATCTCAGCAAGCAAACGGGCAAGCCGGGAATTTTGCCGGTGCGCTTGGCCTATACGGAGCCGTTGGTTTATCCGCTGAGCGCTTATTTGAACAGCATCAACTGGGCTTTCTGGAAGGATGAGCAGGATACACCACGACTGATTGCAGAATTGCAGCGGGCGATTGCTGGGGCAGGCTTGGCAGTTGGGGAACTGAACAGCCGCGCCGCTCAGCTTCCAGAAGGCGAGCCCCCAGAAGGCCAGCCCCCAGAAGGCCAACCAGACCTGGCGCGTCCCTTGCCCTCAGCTCAGCCGGTGTCGCTGGAGCTGCCGGAGGGGACGATGGATCCTGAATCGGCTTTCTATGTGGCGCGTCCGTCTGCGGATCCGTTGGCGCTGGAGACGATTGCGCAGCAGGGCGTGACGATCACGATCAAAGGCCCTCGGCAGATGGGCAAGAGTTCGCTGCTGATTCGCACGATTGGGGCGGCGGTTGAGGCGGGTAAGCGCGTGGCTTTCCTGGATTTTCAACTGTTTGACCAGGCGGCACTGGCAGATGCGGGCCTATTTTTTCGCCGCTTCTCCACTTGGCTAACTAGGAAGCTGAGACTTACCAACCGGATAGAGGAGTATTGGGCTTCGGGGTTGGGCCATAGTCAGTGCTGCACCGACTATCTGGAGTGTTACTTGCTGGAGGAGCTGGCTAGCCCATTGGTGCTGGCGATGGATGAGGTGGAGTCTGTACTTGATACAGACTTCCACACCGACTTTTTTGGCATGTTGCGGAGCTGGCACAACAACCGCGCCATTACTCCGATTTGGAAGCGATTGGATCTGGTGCTGGTGACTTCGACTGAGCCTTATCAGTTGATCGAGAACTTGAATCAGTCGCCCTTCAATGTAGGTCAGGTGATTGAACTGGAGGATTTCACGTTGGCGCAGGTGGCTGACCTTAATCTGCGGCATGGACAACCTCTGAACCTGGAACAGGAGCGGCAATTGATGACGCTGTTGGGCGGGCATCCCTATCTAGTGCGGCGGGCTCTGTACTTGGTAGCTAGTCAACAAATAACGGTGGCAGATCTGTTCACCAATGCCACAGCCGACCGGGGACCACTTGGCGATCACCTGAGCTATCACCTGTTCCGTCTGCACGAAAGAAGGGAGCTAGTACAGGGCTTGCTTCAGGTGATCCGTAACCAGACCTGCCCTGATGAGCGCGTGTTCTTCCGGCTGCGCGGGGCTGGCTTAGTACGTCGCCAGAACCAGCGAACCGTGCCGCGCTGTCAGTTGTACGCAGAGTATTTCCGGGAGCATCTGCGTGGGTAG
- the ychF gene encoding redox-regulated ATPase YchF: MLRAGIVGLPNVGKSTLFNALVANAKAEAANFPFCTIEPNTGIVSVPDERLGVLAKISSSAEILPARVEFVDIAGLVKGASQGEGLGNKFLANIREVDAIVHVVRCFDDPDIIHVAGSVDPARDIETITLELALSDLSQLEKRIERTRKAARTDKEAKLELEALEKVQAVLNDGKPARLANLTEEEEKATAFMGFLTRKPIIYAANVSEEDLANGNGWVDQVRELATSEGSEVVMVSAQVEAELVDLSAEERQDFLESLGVSEGGLKSLIHATYHLLGLRTYFTTGPKETRAWTIHAGMVAPQAAGVIHSDFERGFIRAETVAYQDLVTTGSMNAAKEKGLVRSEGKEYVVQEGDVMLFRFNV; encoded by the coding sequence ATGCTCAGAGCCGGAATCGTCGGTCTTCCTAACGTTGGCAAATCAACTCTGTTTAATGCCCTGGTTGCCAATGCCAAGGCCGAAGCGGCCAACTTTCCTTTCTGCACTATTGAACCCAACACTGGCATTGTTTCTGTGCCGGATGAGCGTTTGGGGGTGCTCGCTAAGATCAGCAGCTCAGCCGAAATCCTGCCTGCTCGTGTCGAGTTTGTCGACATTGCTGGACTGGTCAAGGGAGCCAGCCAAGGTGAAGGGTTAGGCAATAAATTTCTCGCCAATATCCGCGAGGTCGATGCCATCGTGCATGTGGTGCGCTGCTTCGACGATCCAGACATCATCCACGTTGCTGGCTCAGTCGATCCGGCGCGTGACATCGAGACCATCACCCTAGAACTGGCCCTCTCTGACCTATCTCAATTAGAAAAGCGTATCGAGCGGACTCGTAAAGCAGCTCGCACTGATAAAGAGGCGAAGCTTGAACTTGAAGCACTGGAGAAAGTCCAGGCTGTTCTCAACGATGGCAAGCCGGCCCGACTGGCAAACTTGACCGAAGAAGAAGAGAAAGCCACTGCCTTCATGGGCTTTTTGACTCGTAAGCCGATCATCTACGCAGCCAATGTCTCTGAAGAAGACCTCGCCAATGGCAACGGCTGGGTTGATCAGGTGCGTGAGCTTGCGACTAGTGAAGGCTCCGAAGTGGTTATGGTCTCCGCACAAGTTGAGGCCGAGTTGGTCGATCTGTCAGCTGAAGAACGGCAGGACTTCCTCGAATCGCTTGGCGTGAGCGAAGGCGGTCTGAAGAGCCTGATCCATGCCACTTATCACCTTCTGGGCCTACGCACCTACTTCACCACAGGTCCCAAAGAGACCCGTGCCTGGACAATCCATGCAGGCATGGTGGCTCCTCAGGCCGCAGGTGTGATTCACTCCGATTTTGAGCGGGGTTTCATTCGAGCCGAAACCGTAGCCTATCAGGACCTAGTGACCACTGGATCAATGAACGCAGCTAAGGAAAAAGGCTTGGTTCGCAGTGAAGGCAAGGAGTACGTCGTTCAAGAAGGCGATGTGATGCTGTTCCGCTTCAACGTCTAG
- a CDS encoding HEAT repeat domain-containing protein, which translates to MPIDSDAGLMALPQPARFSFTTLRLGDANANSAYLPIAQVSTPTERSGTFSSDSVPALQPIITNHGWTAFAIMLLLALGGLAYAGLNRHLRLLNQRQEDPEVTQELRRPPNRQPARESLPPNSSSMGQAQKIDHFHELAQMLRDRDPQVRKLAAWELKKLKDPRSVRPLVQAMVESVPEQRSLILAALSEIGYDNLVSVSRALTLALQDENPEVRQNAVRELTRIQAVSSRNAQLLLNAVGDSDPRVAETARWAVGKIQQSQRQFSAQSEFLESYGAIFEGQQAAQTHRPVFHEQAAPPTEPPRTARSQPPAQSPRQQRHPHHPQA; encoded by the coding sequence ATGCCGATTGATAGCGACGCGGGCCTGATGGCCCTCCCTCAGCCCGCTAGGTTCTCTTTCACCACGCTTCGCCTGGGGGACGCTAACGCCAACAGCGCCTACCTGCCCATTGCTCAAGTCAGTACCCCGACTGAGCGAAGTGGCACATTCAGCTCGGATTCGGTTCCCGCTTTACAGCCGATTATCACTAATCATGGCTGGACCGCTTTCGCGATTATGCTGCTGTTAGCACTAGGGGGCTTGGCTTATGCAGGGCTCAATCGGCATCTACGCTTGCTCAATCAGCGCCAGGAAGACCCAGAGGTGACGCAGGAGTTGCGCCGCCCCCCTAACCGTCAGCCTGCCCGCGAAAGCCTACCTCCCAACAGCAGCAGCATGGGACAGGCACAGAAGATAGACCACTTCCACGAACTCGCGCAAATGCTGCGGGACCGTGATCCCCAAGTGCGTAAACTGGCAGCGTGGGAGCTGAAGAAGCTCAAAGACCCGCGTTCAGTTCGCCCGCTTGTGCAGGCGATGGTTGAATCGGTGCCCGAGCAGCGCAGCCTGATCCTGGCGGCGCTATCCGAGATCGGTTACGACAATCTGGTCTCTGTGTCACGAGCCCTAACCCTGGCGCTGCAAGACGAAAATCCAGAGGTGCGCCAAAATGCAGTCCGCGAATTGACTCGCATCCAAGCGGTTAGTAGCCGCAATGCTCAGTTGCTACTCAATGCTGTAGGCGATTCTGATCCCCGTGTGGCTGAGACGGCTCGTTGGGCAGTCGGCAAGATCCAGCAAAGTCAGCGTCAGTTCAGCGCTCAGAGCGAGTTCTTAGAGTCCTACGGTGCCATCTTTGAGGGGCAACAGGCCGCCCAGACACACCGACCCGTTTTTCACGAACAAGCAGCTCCTCCAACAGAACCACCCAGGACAGCGCGCAGCCAACCGCCTGCCCAGTCCCCTCGTCAGCAACGCCATCCCCATCATCCTCAGGCTTAG
- a CDS encoding tetratricopeptide repeat protein encodes MTSWIQRYVCLAVLLLSPAVLAQPSVQTELDRGLRLLNQGDSASAITVLEQVAQTAPRSAAVQRVLGLAYQRQEQYPEAITALRKAVELEPTNVQGHVSLGWTLHLAGQEAEAAHALWQGIERDPKSVEAYNALGIVRLAQDNVEAAMAVNRWALQLKPDNEVAHYNLALACQRAWDWSCALEGARQAAQLEPSNPHPLFAAAITYQAQHQEQNVGPNRPKDIDPEAKRYARRATELDSRFFDAAYLKSNLRRAGFSTEQIQTAQQILRVAP; translated from the coding sequence ATGACCTCTTGGATACAGCGCTACGTTTGCTTAGCAGTCCTGCTGCTCAGTCCTGCAGTTCTGGCCCAGCCCTCCGTGCAAACTGAGCTCGATCGGGGCTTGCGTTTGCTCAACCAGGGAGACAGTGCCTCTGCCATTACTGTGCTGGAGCAGGTGGCGCAGACTGCGCCTCGCTCAGCCGCCGTGCAGCGAGTGCTTGGCTTAGCCTACCAACGCCAGGAGCAATATCCTGAAGCAATTACGGCTCTGCGCAAAGCAGTTGAGCTGGAACCGACGAACGTCCAAGGCCATGTTAGTCTCGGCTGGACCTTACACCTAGCAGGCCAGGAGGCTGAGGCAGCTCACGCCCTCTGGCAGGGCATTGAGCGCGATCCCAAGAGTGTTGAAGCTTACAATGCTCTGGGGATCGTTCGCCTGGCACAGGACAACGTTGAAGCAGCGATGGCTGTCAATCGTTGGGCATTGCAACTCAAGCCCGACAACGAAGTTGCTCACTACAACTTAGCCTTAGCCTGCCAACGAGCCTGGGATTGGAGTTGTGCCCTTGAGGGGGCAAGGCAAGCTGCGCAGTTAGAACCGAGCAATCCCCATCCCTTGTTTGCTGCTGCCATCACTTACCAAGCTCAGCATCAGGAGCAAAACGTCGGTCCCAATCGCCCTAAAGATATTGACCCAGAGGCTAAACGTTACGCTCGTCGGGCTACCGAACTCGATAGTCGCTTTTTTGATGCAGCTTATTTGAAGAGTAATCTACGCCGAGCAGGTTTCTCAACAGAGCAAATTCAAACCGCTCAGCAGATTCTCAGGGTTGCACCTTAG